Proteins from one Juglans microcarpa x Juglans regia isolate MS1-56 chromosome 6S, Jm3101_v1.0, whole genome shotgun sequence genomic window:
- the LOC121237083 gene encoding transcriptional regulator SUPERMAN-like: protein MGAELGLLSLTHLQKLAQSQQNNQNRHQINPSNTFTPAGVWMWNSTMQPHEDEDSWEVRAFAEDTGNAMGTTWPPRSYTCTFCRREFRSAQALGGHMNVHRRDRARLHQEQPNPSSSSPTSPSTSSFIIPTQEFVTNGGLCLLYQLPSPSGPAFSSTPINACIESPSTLLSISPSPPNNLMSPCSPSINFPLSGSRPGTNSSRCYSNKAIEPSLTIDHNGDEDLDLELRLGQRPTTS, encoded by the coding sequence ATGGGTGCTGAACTTGGCCTTCTCTCTTTGACCCATCTCCAAAAATTGGCACAGtcccaacaaaataatcaaaatcgGCATCAAATCAACCCTAGTAATACTTTTACCCCTGCAGGTGTGTGGATGTGGAACAGTACTATGCAACCCCACGAAGACGAGGATTCATGGGAGGTAAGAGCTTTTGCAGAAGACACTGGAAATGCCATGGGAACCACTTGGCCACCGAGGTCTTACACGTGCACCTTTTGTCGGAGGGAGTTCCGGTCGGCTCAAGCTCTAGGTGGCCACATGAACGTGCACCGCCGTGACCGGGCGCGGCTCCACCAAGAGCAGCCTAATCCCAGCAGCAGCAGTCCCACCTCACCTTCCACTTCCTCATTTATAATCCCAACTCAAGAATTTGTCACCAATGGCGGATTGTGCCTGCTCTACCAATTGCCAAGCCCTAGCGGTCCTGCCTTCTCTTCAACACCAATAAATGCATGCATTGAGTCTCCTTCCACTCTTCTCTCAATCTCACCCTCTCCACCCAACAACTTAATGTCTCCTTGCTCTCCCTCCATTAACTTCCCACTGTCCGGGTCACGGCCAGGTACTAATTCTTCTCGCTGTTACTCTAACAAAGCGATAGAACCTTCACTAACCATAGATCATAATGGCGATGAAGATCTTGATCTAGAGCTTCGGCTAGGGCAGAGACCGACGACATCAtaa